In one Halosimplex halophilum genomic region, the following are encoded:
- a CDS encoding SagB/ThcOx family dehydrogenase yields MVDAREYHERTNHSPERLREMSFELDESNRPRPYKVYEVLPRFAPESEPDPPETPALAAVATDGADPPAAAPDPAGDPDIATLCHYAAGVTKELEIGGREMRFRAAACTGKLYHVDLYVVTGDCGEFSPGVYHFDPEGGEFDVLREGDYRGVLAAASGDHAGVADAPVTVVAASEWWRNAWKYRERTYRHAFWDSGTILANLLAVAHGGGHRAEVVAGFADDPVAELLGLDPDDEAPLALVPVGSGSAVSDGAETPEVDPIDPAERPLSEDPVDYPLVADAWRQSRLEDGDAAEAWRETFAHEVADTSLGERADDAEWVDLDPVDAETASARPVGATIERRGSCREYSHEPISARKFATVMDRAMRGVPADAFAGDLRGLVDCYCLVHAVEGVDPGVYEYHPGADELEWVREADREKAGHLALGQSVVGDAAVNVYLMADVDAVVSEFGNRGYRLAQLEAGIALGRLYLATYAHRTLGGRGFTFFDTEVAEYLSPHSDGQTPMTLFAFGKPA; encoded by the coding sequence ATGGTCGACGCCCGCGAGTATCACGAGCGGACGAACCACTCGCCGGAGCGGCTCCGGGAGATGTCCTTCGAACTCGACGAGTCCAACCGCCCCCGCCCGTACAAGGTCTACGAGGTCCTGCCGCGATTCGCGCCCGAGAGTGAGCCGGACCCGCCGGAGACGCCCGCGCTGGCCGCCGTCGCGACCGACGGCGCGGACCCGCCGGCCGCCGCGCCCGACCCCGCCGGCGACCCCGACATCGCGACGCTCTGCCACTACGCCGCCGGGGTCACGAAGGAACTGGAGATCGGCGGCCGGGAGATGCGGTTCCGCGCCGCGGCCTGCACGGGGAAGCTCTACCACGTCGACCTGTACGTCGTGACCGGCGACTGCGGAGAGTTCTCCCCCGGTGTCTACCACTTCGACCCCGAGGGCGGCGAGTTCGACGTGCTCCGGGAGGGCGACTACCGGGGCGTCCTGGCGGCGGCCAGCGGCGACCACGCCGGGGTCGCCGACGCGCCCGTGACCGTCGTCGCCGCGTCGGAGTGGTGGCGCAACGCCTGGAAGTATCGGGAGCGCACCTACCGCCACGCCTTCTGGGACTCGGGGACGATCCTCGCGAACCTGCTTGCCGTCGCCCACGGCGGCGGTCACCGCGCGGAAGTGGTGGCGGGCTTCGCCGACGACCCCGTGGCGGAGTTGCTCGGCCTCGACCCCGACGACGAGGCGCCGCTGGCGCTCGTCCCCGTCGGCTCGGGGTCGGCGGTGTCCGACGGTGCAGAGACACCCGAGGTGGACCCCATCGATCCTGCGGAACGGCCGCTCTCCGAGGACCCGGTGGACTACCCGCTGGTCGCGGACGCCTGGCGCCAGAGCCGGCTGGAGGACGGCGACGCCGCCGAAGCCTGGCGCGAGACGTTCGCCCACGAGGTCGCGGACACCTCGCTGGGCGAGCGCGCGGACGACGCGGAGTGGGTCGACCTCGACCCGGTCGACGCGGAGACCGCCTCGGCGCGACCGGTCGGGGCGACCATCGAGCGCCGCGGGTCCTGCCGCGAATACAGTCACGAGCCGATCAGCGCCCGGAAGTTCGCGACGGTGATGGACCGTGCCATGCGCGGCGTCCCCGCCGACGCCTTCGCCGGCGACCTCCGCGGGCTCGTGGACTGCTACTGTCTCGTCCACGCGGTCGAGGGGGTCGACCCCGGCGTCTACGAGTACCACCCCGGCGCCGACGAACTGGAGTGGGTCCGGGAGGCGGACCGGGAGAAAGCGGGGCACCTCGCACTCGGGCAGTCGGTCGTGGGCGACGCCGCGGTGAACGTCTACCTGATGGCGGACGTGGACGCTGTGGTCTCGGAGTTCGGCAACCGCGGCTATCGGCTCGCGCAACTGGAGGCCGGGATCGCGCTCGGTCGGCTCTACCTGGCGACCTACGCCCACCGGACGCTGGGTGGCCGCGGGTTCACCTTCTTCGACACCGAGGTCGCGGAGTACCTCTCGCCTCACTCGGATGGACAGACCCCGATGACGCTGTTCGCGTTCGGCAAGCCCGCGTGA
- a CDS encoding Brp/Blh family beta-carotene 15,15'-dioxygenase, whose protein sequence is MAHADPEFSLPGAERAGPTGRLLRASRAVFLWLTVAFAVATYAGVTLPLAAQAAVYLSLMGTVSLYHGGFEHVANLRGRVESLQARYLAAYVGLLGAALALFAAAPVAGLVVAVGITVLKAGHGGIAVRRRVRSGDGLGTWRARLVGAAVRGGAVMVVPYLAAPSVFSAVAYAMAGLFASDPAVGWLFDPVRRAFVGGCYAGLLLGYLAATRGTADPSAWRAEAAEVGLLVAFFAVVPPIVAVGVYFPCWYATRQVARMTDGSPDATLADALRRVLRDGALPWVGALAVLAGLVVWLPEPPTSAVGWVAVYSVFVACVAVPHVVVGSWLDRTRGIWSVH, encoded by the coding sequence ATGGCGCACGCCGACCCGGAGTTCTCGCTGCCGGGAGCCGAGCGGGCGGGACCGACCGGGCGCCTCCTGCGGGCGTCGCGAGCCGTCTTTCTGTGGCTGACGGTCGCGTTCGCGGTCGCCACCTACGCCGGCGTGACCCTCCCGCTGGCCGCCCAGGCGGCCGTGTACCTGAGCCTGATGGGGACGGTCAGCCTCTACCACGGCGGGTTCGAGCACGTCGCCAACCTCCGTGGCCGGGTCGAGTCGCTGCAGGCCCGCTACCTCGCGGCCTACGTCGGGCTGCTGGGCGCGGCGCTGGCGCTGTTCGCCGCCGCGCCCGTCGCGGGGCTGGTCGTCGCCGTCGGGATCACCGTCCTCAAGGCGGGTCACGGCGGGATCGCGGTCCGACGACGGGTGCGCTCGGGCGACGGTCTCGGGACCTGGCGGGCGCGGCTCGTCGGCGCCGCGGTGCGGGGCGGCGCGGTGATGGTCGTCCCGTACCTGGCCGCCCCGAGCGTGTTCAGCGCCGTCGCCTACGCGATGGCGGGGCTGTTCGCGAGCGACCCCGCGGTCGGCTGGCTGTTCGACCCCGTCCGCCGGGCGTTCGTCGGCGGCTGCTACGCCGGCCTCCTCCTCGGCTACCTCGCGGCCACGCGGGGGACCGCCGACCCCTCGGCCTGGCGCGCGGAGGCCGCCGAGGTGGGACTGCTGGTCGCCTTCTTCGCCGTCGTCCCGCCCATCGTCGCCGTCGGCGTGTACTTCCCCTGCTGGTACGCGACCCGGCAGGTCGCCCGCATGACCGACGGGTCGCCCGACGCGACGCTGGCCGACGCCCTCCGGCGCGTCCTCCGGGACGGCGCGCTCCCGTGGGTCGGCGCGCTGGCCGTCCTCGCCGGGCTGGTCGTCTGGCTCCCCGAACCGCCGACCAGCGCCGTCGGCTGGGTCGCCGTCTACAGCGTCTTCGTCGCCTGCGTCGCCGTCCCCCACGTCGTCGTCGGCAGCTGGCTCGACCGCACCCGCGGGATCTGGTCGGTCCACTGA
- a CDS encoding phytoene desaturase family protein, which produces MTRESTGDPAAPPARETTPEGPDLSGDPLAGERVTVVGGGFGGLATAPMLAELGAEVTVLDRNERVGGVANRIEADGFTFDTGPSWYLMPGVFERYFDFFDREPADYYDLDRLDPHYRIVWKDGDRVDVPDDPAAVAEIFESYEDGAGEAFREYLDEAEFTYEVGMDRFVYEDRPRLRDFADLDVARSARGIALLGSMADHAAGYFEDPKLRQLVQYTLVFLGGAPHNTPALYNLMAHVDFELGVFYPEGGIYSVVEALVELGRERGVDYRTGTTVTAIADRPRGLAVETRPSGDGDGPDGAGGTDRHRADRVVCNANPAHVQRALLGPEYGRGDDYWADRTYAPSAYMLYLGVEGDLESLEHHTLVLPTDWDGHFERIFDDPAWPDDPAYYVNVPSRTDDTVAPDGHETVVVLVPVAPGLDDSPDRRERFRGQVLDDIAEHAGVDLRDRIAVEREACVSEFAERVNAPEGTALGLAHTLFQTGPLRPSHRGEPDGLYYVGGYTTPGIGVPMCLISAEHTAAAVREDAEETRRMPPLW; this is translated from the coding sequence ATGACACGCGAATCGACCGGGGACCCGGCCGCGCCGCCCGCGCGGGAGACGACGCCGGAGGGGCCGGACCTGTCGGGCGACCCGCTGGCGGGCGAGCGGGTGACCGTCGTCGGCGGCGGGTTCGGCGGGCTGGCGACCGCTCCCATGCTGGCCGAGCTCGGCGCCGAGGTGACCGTCCTCGACAGGAACGAACGGGTCGGCGGCGTCGCCAACCGCATCGAGGCCGACGGCTTCACGTTCGACACCGGGCCGTCGTGGTACCTGATGCCCGGCGTCTTCGAGCGGTACTTCGACTTCTTCGACCGCGAGCCCGCCGACTACTACGACCTCGACCGGCTCGATCCGCACTACCGGATCGTCTGGAAGGACGGCGACCGCGTCGACGTGCCGGACGACCCCGCGGCGGTCGCCGAGATCTTCGAGTCCTACGAGGACGGCGCGGGCGAGGCCTTCCGCGAGTATCTCGACGAGGCGGAGTTCACCTACGAGGTCGGCATGGACCGGTTCGTCTACGAGGACCGTCCCAGGCTCCGGGACTTCGCGGACCTCGACGTGGCGCGGTCGGCCCGCGGGATCGCCCTGCTGGGGTCGATGGCCGACCACGCCGCCGGCTACTTCGAGGACCCGAAGCTCCGCCAGCTCGTCCAGTACACGCTGGTCTTCCTCGGCGGCGCCCCCCACAACACCCCCGCGCTGTACAACCTCATGGCCCACGTCGACTTCGAACTCGGCGTCTTCTACCCCGAGGGCGGGATCTACAGCGTCGTCGAGGCGCTGGTCGAACTGGGCCGCGAGCGCGGCGTCGACTACCGAACCGGGACGACGGTGACCGCAATCGCGGACCGACCGCGCGGGCTGGCGGTCGAGACGCGACCGAGCGGCGACGGGGACGGGCCGGACGGGGCCGGCGGGACCGACCGCCACCGCGCCGACCGCGTGGTCTGCAACGCCAACCCCGCACACGTCCAGCGCGCCCTCCTCGGACCCGAGTACGGCCGCGGCGACGACTACTGGGCCGACCGGACCTACGCCCCCTCGGCGTACATGCTGTATCTCGGCGTCGAGGGCGACCTGGAGAGCCTGGAACACCACACGCTCGTCCTGCCGACCGACTGGGACGGCCACTTCGAGCGGATCTTCGACGACCCGGCCTGGCCCGACGACCCCGCCTACTACGTGAACGTCCCCTCGCGGACCGACGACACGGTCGCGCCCGACGGCCACGAGACGGTAGTCGTCCTCGTCCCCGTCGCGCCCGGACTGGACGACTCGCCCGACCGTCGCGAGCGGTTCCGCGGACAGGTGCTCGACGACATCGCCGAGCACGCGGGCGTCGACCTGCGCGACCGGATCGCTGTCGAACGGGAGGCCTGCGTCTCCGAGTTCGCCGAGCGGGTCAACGCCCCGGAGGGGACCGCGCTCGGACTGGCCCACACGCTCTTCCAGACCGGCCCCCTGCGACCGTCACACCGCGGCGAGCCCGACGGGCTCTACTACGTCGGCGGCTACACGACGCCCGGCATCGGCGTCCCGATGTGTCTCATCAGCGCCGAGCACACGGCCGCGGCCGTCCGCGAGGACGCCGAGGAGACCAGGCGGATGCCGCCGCTGTGGTGA
- a CDS encoding class I SAM-dependent methyltransferase, translating to MGNEKFEVEADFLTIGRTFAEYRRMFDLRAGDIAGRELLDCGGGAGAFTATAAELAERAVAVDPLFGPPPDALEPELTDAIEYNVAQLREKRELFVWDFYGDVETRGRYLRAAAERFLADYETHPERYVAGALPALPVEDDAVDLALVSNLLFTYDDRLDRAFHEAAVRDLARVAREEVRVFPLHSLDRTRSAFVEPVADALRADGHGVSVRGVPYEFQPGATEMLVVEPS from the coding sequence ATGGGCAACGAGAAGTTCGAAGTCGAGGCCGACTTCCTGACGATCGGGCGGACGTTCGCGGAGTACCGGCGGATGTTCGACCTGCGAGCCGGGGACATCGCGGGCCGGGAGCTACTGGACTGCGGCGGGGGCGCGGGGGCGTTCACGGCGACGGCGGCGGAGCTGGCCGAGCGGGCGGTCGCGGTCGACCCCCTGTTCGGCCCGCCGCCCGACGCCCTCGAACCGGAACTCACCGATGCGATCGAGTACAACGTCGCCCAGCTCCGCGAGAAGCGGGAACTGTTCGTCTGGGACTTCTACGGCGACGTGGAGACGCGAGGGCGGTACCTCCGCGCGGCGGCCGAGCGGTTCCTCGCCGACTACGAGACTCACCCAGAGCGCTACGTCGCGGGCGCGCTCCCGGCCCTCCCCGTCGAGGACGACGCGGTCGACCTCGCGCTGGTCTCGAACCTGCTGTTCACCTACGACGACCGGCTGGACCGGGCGTTCCACGAAGCCGCGGTCCGGGACCTCGCTCGCGTCGCCCGCGAGGAAGTCCGCGTCTTCCCGTTGCACTCGCTGGACCGCACGCGCTCGGCGTTCGTCGAGCCCGTCGCCGACGCGCTCCGGGCGGACGGTCACGGCGTCTCCGTCCGCGGGGTCCCCTACGAGTTCCAGCCCGGCGCGACCGAGATGCTGGTCGTCGAGCCGTCGTGA
- a CDS encoding DUF7001 family protein has protein sequence MVDEVTLYRAPTTAADADAVAEWLRERVDADVRVRDRFLSVFGDGNGNDDQDLAESFAEARVLSPYERETGNTMVGIVRYEERAIEDPERGGGVIYDGLAVQEILNGLLPDEERGLDHLHVPLVDRVVGTWGDHDGRWHKRVNVLGQPGVVSVPGLYEAPAKPEQYYKEQQKHALLSGGAPPREVLENEVEGEFLVEDDPRTTEAVRGYVLQCYHYLATGEGFCDDADCRLTNPHRQPGVVRAQLRDPEFCPEHAERYRA, from the coding sequence ATGGTCGACGAGGTCACGCTCTACCGCGCGCCGACGACGGCGGCCGACGCCGACGCGGTCGCCGAGTGGCTCCGCGAGCGCGTCGACGCCGACGTGAGGGTGCGCGACCGCTTCCTCTCCGTCTTCGGGGACGGGAACGGGAACGACGACCAGGACCTCGCGGAGTCGTTCGCCGAGGCGCGGGTGCTCTCGCCGTACGAACGCGAGACCGGCAACACGATGGTCGGGATCGTCCGCTACGAGGAGCGGGCGATCGAGGACCCCGAGCGCGGCGGCGGCGTCATCTACGACGGCCTGGCGGTCCAGGAGATCCTGAACGGCCTGCTGCCCGACGAGGAGCGCGGACTCGACCACCTGCACGTCCCGCTGGTGGACCGCGTGGTGGGGACCTGGGGCGACCACGACGGCCGCTGGCACAAGCGCGTGAACGTCCTCGGCCAGCCCGGCGTCGTGTCGGTGCCGGGGCTGTACGAGGCGCCCGCCAAGCCCGAGCAGTACTACAAGGAACAGCAGAAACACGCTCTGCTGTCGGGCGGCGCGCCCCCGCGGGAGGTCCTGGAGAACGAGGTCGAGGGGGAGTTCCTCGTCGAGGACGACCCCCGGACGACCGAGGCCGTTCGGGGCTACGTCCTCCAGTGCTACCACTACCTGGCGACCGGCGAGGGCTTCTGCGACGACGCGGACTGTCGGCTGACGAATCCCCACCGCCAGCCCGGCGTCGTCCGGGCGCAACTGCGCGATCCCGAGTTCTGTCCCGAACACGCCGAGCGATACCGGGCATGA